One genomic window of Arachis hypogaea cultivar Tifrunner chromosome 8, arahy.Tifrunner.gnm2.J5K5, whole genome shotgun sequence includes the following:
- the LOC112706766 gene encoding carbamoyl phosphate synthase arginine-specific large chain, chloroplastic, with protein sequence MGMGHCITHLDKLPLTCLSHSPSFSSSTSSSHFKLFAPKTTFRTRFFPLPTTYGKRNSIFCSNENRHVSSTAAAAAVAAPVPAADTATKVGKRMDIKKILILGAGPIVIGQACEFDYSGTQACKALKEEGYEVILINSNPATIMTDPDMADRTYVTPMTPELVEQVLEAERPDALLPTMGGQTALNLAVALSESGALEKYGVELIGAKLEAIKKAEDRDLFKQAMKNIGIKTPPSGIGTTIRECMEIANEIGEFPLIIRPAFTLGGTGGGIAYNREEFEEICKAGIAASLTSQVLIEKSLLGWKEYELEVMRDLADNVVIICSIENIDPMGVHTGDSITVAPAQTLTDKEYQRLRDYSIAIIREIGVECGGSNVQFAVNPVNGEVMVIEMNPRVSRSSALASKATGFPIAKMAAKLSVGYSLDQIPNDITKKTPASFEPSIDYVVTKIPRFAFEKFPGSKPILTTQMKSVGEAMAVGRTFQESFQKAVRSLEHGYPGWGCSKVKELDYDWERLKYSLRVPNPERIHAIYAAMKKGMSINEIFELSYIDKWFLAQLKELVDVENFLMSHNLSDLTNVDFYEVKKRGFSDKQIAFATKSAEKEVRFRRLSLGVTPAYKRVDTCAAEFEANTPYMYSSYDFECESAPTKRKKVLILGGGPNRIGQGIEFDYCCCHASFSLQDAGYETIMVNSNPETVSTDYDTSDRLYFEPLTVEDVLNIIDLERPDGIIVQFGGQTPLKLSLPIQQYLDEHKPACASGLGHVRIWGTSPDSIDAAEDRERFNVMLNELKIEQPKGGIARSEKDALAIAEEIGYPVVVRPSYVLGGRAMEIVYSDDKLVTYLETAVEVDPERPVLIDKYLSDAIEIDVDALADSHGNVVIGGIMEHIEQAGVHSGDSACSIPTRTVPSSCLETIRSWTEKLAKRLNVCGLMNCQYAINNSEEVFLLEANPRASRTVPFVSKAIGHPLAKYASLVMSGKSLYDIEFTKEVIPKYVSVKEAVLPFSKFAGCDVLLSPEMRSTGEVMGIDSLYNTAFAKAQIAAGQKLPTSGIVFISLNDLTKPHLEKIAKTFVEAGFKIVATSGTAHALESANIPAERVLKMHEGRPHAGDMIANGDIQLMVITSSGDALDRIDGLALRRMALDYKVPIVTTVNGAIATAEAIKSLKSNSIKMIALQDFIERKE encoded by the exons ACGGATGGACATAAAGAAGATCCTGATCCTTGGAGCTGGACCAATCGTGATTGGTCAAGCGTGTGAGTTCGATTACAGTGGAACGCAAGCATGCAAGGCTCTCAAAGAAGAAGGGTATGAAGTTATTCTAATAAACTCGAACCCTGCTACTATAATGACTGATCCTGATATGGCTGATAGGACCTATGTTACCCCTATGACCCCCGAATTGGTTGAGCAGGTTCTCGAAGCTGAGCGCCCCGACGCTCTGCTTCCCACCATGGGTGGCCAAACTGCCCTCAACCTCGCTGTGGCGCTCTCTGAGAGCGGCGCCTTGGAAAAATACGGTGTGGAATTGATTGGGGCGAAGCTGGAGGCTATTAAGAAGGCTGAGGATAGGGATTTGTTTAAGCAGGCTATGAAGAACATAGGGATTAAGACCCCGCCTTCCGGGATAGGAACCACCATTAGGGAGTGTATGGAAATTGCCAATGAGATTGGCGAGTTTCCGTTGATCATTAGGCCTGCTTTTACGTTAGGTGGAACGGGTGGTGGGATTGCATACAATAGGGAAGAGTTTGAGGAGATTTGCAAGGCTGGGATTGCTGCTAGTTTGACTAGTCAGGTTTTAATTGAGAAGTCCTTGTTGGGGTGGAAGGAGTATGAGCTTGAGGTTATGAGGGACTTGGCTGACAATGTGGTTATTATATGTTCCATTGAGAATATTGATCCTATGGGAGTTCATACCGGTGACTCAATCACTGTTGCACCTGCACAGACCCTTACCGATAAGGAGTATCAGCGCCTTCGAGATTATTCCATTGCTATAATTAGAGAGATTGGGGTGGAATGTGGGGGATCCAATGTGCAGTTTGCTGTCAACCCTGTGAATGGTGAGGTGATGGTGATCGAGATGAATCCAAGAGTCTCAAGGTCCTCGGCCCTGGCGTCGAAGGCTACCGGATTTCCGATAGCAAAAATGGCAGCAAAGTTGTCCGTAGGCTATTCACTGGATCAAATCCCAAATGATATAACAAAAAAGACACCGGCTAGTTTTGAGCCCTCCATAGATTATGTGGTTACAAAG ATTCCTCGGTTTGCTTTTGAAAAGTTCCCTGGTTCAAAGCCAATATTGACAACGCAGATGAAGTCTGTTGGTGAGGCAATGGCTGTAGGTAGAACCTTCCAAGAGTCCTTTCAAAAAGCTGTCCGCTCACTGGAACATGGATACCCTGGATGGGGTTGTTCAAAAGTGAAAGAGTTGGACTATGACTGGGAACGATTGAAGTATAGTCTTCGAGTTCCTAACCCTGAACGCATCCATGCCATATATGCTGCAATGAAAAAAGGCATGAGCATTAATGAAATTTTCGAGCTGAGTTATATTGACAAATGGTTTCTCGCTCAGCTCAAGGAGCTAGTTGATGTGGAAAATTTCTTGATGTCCCACAATTTGTCTGATttgacaaatgttgatttctacgAGGTTAAGAAAAGAGGGTTTAGTGATAAACAGATAGCATTTGCAACTAAATCTGCTGAGAAGGAAGTTCGGTTCAGGCGACTGTCTCTGGGTGTTACTCCAGCATATAAGCGAGTTGATACCTGTGCTGCAGAATTTGAAGCTAATACTCCTTATATGTATTCCTCTTATGATTTTGAGTGTGAATCAGCTCCCACTAAAAGAAAGAAGGTTTTAATTTTGGGTGGTGGACCAAATAGAATTGGCCAAGGGATTGAGTTCGACTATTGCTGTTGTCATGCATCCTTTTCTCTTCAG GATGCAGGATATGAGACAATCATGGTGAATTCAAATCCTGAGACAGTCTCTACAGATTATGACACCAGTGATCGTCTATACTTTGAACCCTTAACTGTTGAAGATGTTCTGAACATTATTGACTTGGAAAGGCCTGATGGTATCATTGTGCAATTTGGAGGTCAAACACCATTGAAATTGTCTCTCCCCATACAACAATACCTGGATGAACACAAGCCAGCATGTGCCAGTGGGCTTGGTCATGTACGCATTTGGGGAACATCCCCTGATTCCATAGATGCTGCTGAGGACAGAGAAAGGTTCAATGTGATGCTCAATGAATTAAAGATTGAACAGCCAAAAGGAGGAATTGCCAGGAGTGAAAAAGATGCACTTGCCATTGCGGAAGAGATTGGATACCCAGTTGTTGTTCGCCCTTCCTATGTTCTGGGAGGTCGAGCAATGGAGATTGTTTATAGTGATGATAAACTTGTGACTTATCTTGAAACTGCTGTTGAGGTGGATCCAGAACGCCCTGTATTAATTGACAAGTATTTATCTGATGCCATTGAGATTGACGTTGATGCACTGGCTGACTCACATGGCAATGTGGTCATTGGTGGGATAATGGAGCACATTGAACAGGCTGGGGTACATTCCGGTGACTCTGCCTGCTCTATTCCCACAAGAACTGTTCCATCTTCTTGCTTGGAGACAATCAGGTCATGGACTGAAAAATTGGCGAAACGACTGAATGTCTGTGGGCTCATGAACTGTCAGTATGCAATTAATAATTCAGAGGAGGTATTTTTGCTTGAGGCCAACCCTCGTGCTTCTCGCACTGTCCCATTTGTATCAAAAGCAATAGGCCACCCATTGGCTAAATATGCTTCCCTTGTCATGTCTGGAAAGTCTCTCTATGATATAGAGTTCACAAAAGAGGTCATTCCTAAATATGTGTCCGTCAAGGAAGCTGTTCTTCCCTTTTCAAAATTTGCAGGTTGTGATGTGCTTCTAAGTCCTGAGATGCGAAGTACTGGTGAGGTCATGGGTATTGACTCTCTGTATAATACTGCATTTGCTAAGGCTCAAATTGCTGCCGGCCAGAAGTTACCAACTTCTGGTATTGTGTTCATTAGCTTAAATGATTTAACGAAGCCTCACCTTGAGAAGATTGCAAAGACCTTCGTCGAGGCTGGTTTTAAGATTGTTGCTACTTCTGGAACGGCTCATGCTCTTGAATCAGCTAATATCCCAGCTGAGAGAGTGCTGAAGATGCATGAAGGTAGGCCTCATGCTGGTGACATGATTGCCAATGGAGACATTCAGCTGATGGTGATAACGAGTTCTGGTGATGCACTTGATCGGATAGATGGTTTAGCTCTGAGAAGGATGGCTTTGGATTACAAGGTTCCTATTGTCACAACGGTTAACGGAGCTATAGCAACTGCTGAAGCAATAAAGAGTTTGAAGTCCAATTCTATCAAAATGATTGCTCTTCAGGACTTCATTGAGCGTAAAGAGTGA
- the LOC112706767 gene encoding uncharacterized protein translates to MEASDTNTPISSSQSPTSSSSLPPPPQVIMSPCAACKILRRRCAEKCVLAPYFPPTEPAKFTTAHRVFGASNIIKFLQELPESQRADAVTSMVYEAGARIRDPVYGCAGAICQLQTQVNELQAQLAKAQAEIANMQFQQANMVALLYMQMAEANNKATATTQEPPPSPQQSVDNFIASPPHINNNLNFFDDNNNTSLNSMWELFGHDHITTF, encoded by the exons atggAGGCAAGTGACACAAATACCCCTATTTCTTCTTCTCAGTCTCCAACAtcctcttcttctcttccacCTCCGCCGCAAGTGATAATGAGCCCTTGCGCTGCTTGTAAAATTCTTCGGCGGAGGTGTGCGGAGAAATGTGTGTTGGCCCCTTATTTTCCTCCAACTGAACCTGCCAAGTTCACCACCGCTCATAGAGTCTTTGGAGCCAGCAACATCATCAAGTTCTTGCAG GAACTTCCGGAGAGTCAAAGAGCTGATGCAGTAACAAGCATGGTTTATGAAGCAGGTGCAAGGATAAGAGATCCGGTCTACGGTTGCGCCGGCGCCATTTGCCAGCTTCAGACGCAAGTGAATGAGCTTCAAGCACAGTTAGCGAAGGCTCAAGCTGAGATTGCCAACATGCAGTTTCAACAGGCCAATATGGTGGCTCTTCTTTACATGCAAATGGCGGAGGCTAATAATAAGGCTACCGCCACCACACAAGAACCGCCACCGTCACCGCAACAATCCGTGGATAACTTCATTGCAAGCCCTCCTCACATCAACAATAATCTCAACTTCTTTGacgacaacaacaacactagcctCAACTCCATGTGGGAGCTTTTTGGACATGACCATATCACTAcgttttaa